A window of Fundulus heteroclitus isolate FHET01 chromosome 15, MU-UCD_Fhet_4.1, whole genome shotgun sequence contains these coding sequences:
- the LOC105921771 gene encoding adhesion G-protein coupled receptor F1: MWTKLFVFLIGAVCISQVLNGESKPSSEQPFQMFDSSVIYSIIYTCEQLNGTECADPIFGIGSVGSTVEAPCEKGMVGGKTAVCMEDGSYGKIEDNCVLAAVDDLLNISKALNDSTLPTFLEGLKNMTVNNTESIVKSPATISAVVSILNNVANAASLSLSKESTENILEIAGLLTSNEAKASWDTLNQNDRPGSKPNNTKIKSSSSSLLNLFETVSTVLVNESFTIETPFILLKKRNFTNSFTDILNYSVEISIAEAGEGSKFITVIMFASMDNVLPTRDEANSSFMVINGKVAIVQTTARIRNITITSEILNGSLSNPECVYWDFELFEGLGGWSKKGCSFLSRDNKSISCICNHTTPYSILMSPEGFEDSEMSDITFIGVGISIGSLVICLITEALVWRKISTNTTAFLRHVAIVNIAVSLLFANIWFIIGASLTDAEKKNPVACHAATFFIHFFYLAMFFWMSALGLLLLNRTVCVFEGGLSKTSMVVIGFLLGYSAPLIIAITTMAVTVPINKYLRGNQVCWLNWNDSKALLAFVVPALTLVAINFIIILVVIYTMLRRRAENNATQTGEQHVLVVIARSLAVLTPFFGLTWCLGIGTIIAPNNKGMHFAFSLLNSLQGCFIWVFGTLLDKKVRSEAIKSLTSNDETKNT, from the exons ATGTGGACCAAACTGTTCGTATTTCTTATCGGAGCTGTGTGCATTTCTCAG GTTTTAAATG GGGAAAGCAAGCCAAGCAGTGAACAGCCATTCCAGATGTTTGACAGCAGCGTCATTTACAGTATCATCTACACATGTGAACAGCTTAACG GTACTGAATGTGCAGATCCAATATTTGGTATTGGATCAGTAGGTTCCACGGTGGAGGCCCCCTGTGAAAAGGGCatggtggggggaaaaacagcGGTTTGCATGGAAGATGGTTCATATGGAAAAATAGAAGACAATTGTGTCCTAGCAGCTGTTGATGACCTGCTCAATATATCCAAG GCACTAAATGATTCAACACTGCCAACTTTCTTGGAGGGACTAAAAAATATGACTGTCAACAACACTGAAAGCATAGTAAAATCTCCAGCCACAATTAGTGCTGTTGTTTCCATCCTTAACAATGTGGCCAATGCAGCCTCTTTGTCACTGAGTAAAGAATCAACAGAG AACATCCTGGAGATTGCAGGCCTTCTAACCTCTAATGAAGCAAAGGCATCATGGGATACACTAAACCAGAACGATAGACCAGGCTCAAAACCAaataacaccaaaataaaaagctcCAGCTCTTCCTTGTTGAATCTTTTCGAGACAGTGTCCACTGTTCTTGTCAACGAATCCTTCACCATTGAGACACCTTTcattcttttgaaaaaaaggaaCTTCACAAACAGTTTTACCGATATCCTTAATTACTCAGTAGAAATAAGCATAGCAGAGGCTGGTGAAGGAAGTAAATTCATTACTGTGATAATGTTTGCTTCCATGGATAATGTGCTTCCAACAAGAGATGAAGCCAACTCCTCATTCATGGTTATCAATGGAAAGGTCGCCATTGTTCAGACGACAGCCCGCATCAGGAATATAACAATAACATCCGAAATTTTAAATGGGAGCTTGAGCAATCCAGAATGTGTTTACTGGGATTTCGAACTCTTTGAAGGCCTCGGAGGATGGAGCAAGAAGGGCTGTTCGTTTCTCTCCCGTGACAATAAGTCCATCAGCTGCATCTGCAACCACACCACCCCTTATTCTATCCTTATGTCCCCTGAAGGTTTTGAAGACTCTGAAATGAGTGATATAACATTCATTGGTGTAGGGATATCCATAGGTTCTTTGGTTATATGTCTAATTACTGAAGCTCTCGTATGGAGAAAAATAAGTACCAACACCACAGCATTCCTGCGCCATGTTGCTATTGTAAACATTGCAGTTTCTCTCCTGTTTGCGAACATTTGGTTCATTATTGGAGCATCATTAACAGATGCAGAGAAGAAAAACCCTGTAGCATGTCATGCAGCTACCTTCTTCATCCATTTTTTCTACCTCGCCATGTTCTTCTGGATGTCAGCCTTAGGTCTCCTATTGCTCAACCGCACTGTCTGCGTCTTTGAGGGGGGATTGTCTAAAACGTCTATGGTGGTAATTGGATTTCTTTTGGGATATTCTGCACCACTGATCATTGCAATAACAACCATGGCAGTAACTGTCCCAATAAATAAGTACCTGAGGGGAAATCAGGTGTGTTGGCTCAACTGGAATGACTCCAAAGCTCTGCTCGCATTTGTAGTTCCTGCACTTACATTAGTGGCCATAAATTTCATTATCATTCTTGTGGTGATATACACAATGTTGAGAAGAAGAGCAGAAAACAATGCTACCCAGACAGGAGAGCAGCATGTTCTGGTGGTGATTGCCAGGAGTTTGGCTGTGCTCACACCATTTTTTGGACTGACATGGTGTTTAGGAATCGGAACCATAATTGCCCCAAACAACAAAGGGATGCATTTTGCTTTTTCATTACTCAACTCACTGCAG GGTTGCTTCATTTGGGTGTTTGGAACACTTCTAGACAAAAAG gtgcgaTCAGAGGCCATAAAATCCCTAACCTCCAATGATGAGACCAAAAACACTTGA